Within the Anguilla rostrata isolate EN2019 chromosome 6, ASM1855537v3, whole genome shotgun sequence genome, the region TGTATGTTAGTCTTTTAAATCTGGGAACTTTTATGATtgtcttaaataaataaaaaaaacagtaaaaggtgaaaagccccccctcctcttcgtACCTCTGACTGAATGTTGTGACCTTGTCTGTCTTTCGTCAGGTGAAATTCACAGACTTCAAGGTCGTTAACGTGCTGGCCGTTTGCTCAATGCCCTTTCAAATCCACCTGATTGAGTTTACAAAGAGCAACAGACCCATTGCCAGGTAAGAGCCAAGCCCCCACCGTCTTCATCAAAGCAGACGTACTTATCCTGGCCGTAGAACAGCACCTGGGCTAGTGGGCTGGCAACCAAGTACACCAGCGGTGGACAAGGAGGGCCTGCTTCTTTCTGGCTTATTAAGCAAACCTCTGTTGTTAATTATCTAATTAACTAACTGAAAGTGAAACATTGTTGGCATCCCTGTATGAAATGCTTACTCCGGTCTAATCTGTGGACAAACTGGTGTTGGTTTATAGAGCTAATTTGGTGTAGAAAGATGTGCAtacacagcagccctccaggaatgAAATTGTTCACTCCTGCCATTGACCATTTACAAAAACCGTTGTAAGAGTTTAGTTAGGGTGACACCTAGTGGTGAACTATTCCTGAGCTcccatttttaaatgctaatgTACAACAGCAGTCAAAATgacatgcgtttgtgtgtgtgtgcgcgtgcacacgcgtttgtgtgtgtctgtgtgtttcagctaTGAGCCTGAGCTTCACCCTGCTGCGTCATACCGGATCAAAACCCTGCGAGCGACGGTGCAGGTCTTCTCCACCGGCAGCATCACAGTAACAGGTAAAGCGCTAACGAGCTCACACGTGCTAATGAGCGCAGATACACACGCTAAcgagctcacacagacagacgctaatgagctcacacacacgcgctaaTGAGCTCACACGTGCTAATGAGCGCAGATACACACGCTAAcgagctcacacagacagacgctaatgagtgcacacacatgctaataTGCACACGCTAATGCGCACATGTGCTAatgagcgcacacacgcacacatgctaaTATGCACATgctaatgtgcacacacacacacgctattgAGCCACAGCTAGCATGATCGAAAGGCATGATGGGAGTGGCTCAGCGATACACTGAGATCACTGCTGGACTGGAACCTGCATTCCCTtacaccaggggtgtccaaccctggtcctggggagccgcagggtctgctggtttttgttttcaccttaaatacaacaaccacttagacaaaacaaaccaggtgaggtgagttaactgtgtaatcaactgctttaatcgatcaattaagtccagagtaaaaacaaaagccagcagaccatgcggctctccaggacctgggttggccacccctgcctTACACGGTCATTACAAACAGGCGTGCGCACAACGTCATTGCCTCTATCTCCTCTGTCCTGcgtacacgcaaacacactctttatctgccacacacacacacacgcacacacccgtgGGCGCGATAGCGGGCTTTCTCAGGCGATTAGGGCTCTCGGTGCCAGCCGCACACAGGTGCTGCGGTCACCTTGGGTTTGGCCACCTGATAGCGCAGCGGTGACAGGACCCATCAGCCCCGGCAGGGTCACAGAACAACAAGTCCTTCCTCTGGCCTGACGCAGACCCACTAAAAGGAGGGCGTGTAACACGGCTGGAATCGGGCCTTGAATAGGCCATCTCATTATTTAACGTCACGCGACCGGTTATGTTTTTGGCAGTAGCTCAGTCCGACGCCAAGGTGAGGCAGTAATCGACAGCTTACTGCCGACTGCGGTCCAGGCGATCTGTTGTGTGCTGAGTGCCTTTGCGGTGTACTGGCGCATCATGCAGTATGATGAAGCCCAATCCTGTAGCCGCACTCTGGGCTGTTTGTAGTTGAACCCCCCGGGGAGCGAGAGGCTGGTAATTACAGTCGGAATTTCGCGCAGATATTGTGCGGATTAGAGGGTGAAGGGGATAAGAACGCATATtaggaattattattataataagcCCCATTTAGCCGCATTCTATTATGCGCACtacctcagaaaaaaagaagagagagtgaaaacTACACATGCAATCGCCATAACACCAAATCCGATTTCCCCCCCCTTGCCTAATAACTTGTGTAAACGAGCTTTGGTAAAGACGCGTGAAATGGAAACTATCTTCAAAGGATGTGAGGCACAAAAAGCCGCTCTCTTCAGGAACAAACTCGCCGTGCAGCGCTTCTGGGtctttgaaataaatttttttttaaatgaactggtttattttaaacaatatgGAGTGCCTTCCACACTCGGCTTGTGACAAAGTTCCTCAAAATGGTTACTTCTCAAAAAGGAATTTAAATAGGGCCAATTTGGGGAAGAACTGCAAAAAACTTCATAAAGGCGATCGAGCCAAAAGCAAAACGACGAGTCACAAGGGGAGTTTGCAGAAAGAGGGAGTTTGCAGTTTGTGAAGGCAGCCTATGGGACAGTAGCTGGCAGCCATGTTGTCTGCCAGTTAGATCTGTGGTTTATTAGAatcttctctctgtcccccctccttttccccttccacccatcccccctccttgtcaccccccccccccaggaccaaACGTCCGACAGGTGGCCAGCGCTGTGGAGCAGATCTATCCTCTGCTGTTCGAGTGCAGGAAGACTCCCAGATAAACACTATGCTGCTCTGTTTTTAACGTGAAAGCACCTTGAGGggttagacagacagacaggatgcAGAAGTGCCGCTGCAGCGCTCTCTGTGGAATTAAACTTTTTCAACCCGATTGCACTGCTGGCCACACCACTCAGTGATGTCATTACAAGTATTCTGCCCTTAGCTGTCTGTGGAATAATacctgctgtgacatcacagatgtAGGTGTGGCCAGCGATTTTTATCGCATAGGGAGCACTGCAACAGCAGT harbors:
- the tbpl1 gene encoding TATA box-binding protein-like 1 isoform X2 is translated as MESNNDVALDIIITNVVAVFRTRCHLNLRTIALEGTNVIYKPEVGKVLMKLRKPRITASIWSSGKIICTGATSEEEAKYGARRLARCLQKLGFKVKFTDFKVVNVLAVCSMPFQIHLIEFTKSNRPIASYEPELHPAASYRIKTLRATVQVFSTGSITVTGPNVRQVASAVEQIYPLLFECRKTPR